In Amaranthus tricolor cultivar Red isolate AtriRed21 chromosome 5, ASM2621246v1, whole genome shotgun sequence, a genomic segment contains:
- the LOC130813657 gene encoding probable purple acid phosphatase 20: MAYSMKMVHSIMMIKTSIVMLLLAIIWAAFPAEVALHNRTLSRAMRSFTARRSLVNTPQQVNTSSNFEDNELYIGLVFRKIVLLTYGSDYVHISMVGSDRMRITWITQNPAPSKIEYGLSPGTFDDSVDGSATTYNFVFYKSGQIHEAITGPLKPDTVYYYRCSGDASREFSFKTTPPQLPLKFVVIGDLGQTKWTDATLQHISQVNYDMLLLPGDLSYADFWQPSWDSFGRLVEPLASHRPWMVTHGNHEVEKIPLIHNTPFTSYNARWHMPFEESNSPSNLYYSFNVASQVHVIMLGSYTDFGPSSSQYSWLEGDLKKIDRKKIPWVVVLCHAPWYNSNKAHAREFESVGMKQAMEKLLYDAKVDVVFTGHVHAYERFDRVYDGKINKCGAVHITIGDGGNREGLAKSFVDPKPEISIFREASFGHGQFEVINSSHSRWTWHRNQDDVFVAADSYWLTSISSDPDCKFQ; encoded by the exons aTGGCATACAGCATGAAGATGGTACATTCAATTATGATGATAAAAACTAGTATTGTGATGCTTCTATTGGCCATCATTTGGGCTGCATTTCCGGCTGAAGTGGCGTTGCACAACCGTACCCTATCAAGAGCGATGCGCTCTTTTACCGCAAGGCGCTCTTTGGTAAATACTCCTCAGCAGGTAAATACTTCCTCTAACTTT GAAGATAATGAACTATACATTGGATTAGTGTTCCGTAAGATTGTCTTACTTACATACGGAAGTGATTAT GTGCATATTTCGATGGTTGGAAGTGATAGAATGAGAATAACATGGATCACTCAAAATCCAGCTCCTTCAAAAATAGAGTATGGTTTGTCACCAGGAACGTTTGATGATTCAGTTGATGGAAGTGCTACAACTTACAACTTTGTTTTCTATAAGTCGGGCCAAATCCATGAGGCAATCACCGGGCCTCTCAAGCCTGATACTGTTTATTACTACCGTTGTAGCGGGGATGCTTCTCGTGAGTTCAGTTTCAAGACTACACCACCTCAATTGCCTCTCAAATTTGTTGTCATAG GTGATTTAGGGCAAACAAAATGGACAGATGCAACACTCCAACACATATCACAAGTCAACTATGACATGCTCTTACTACCAGGAGACTTATCCTACGCAGACTTTTGGCAACCGAGTTGGGACTCATTCGGCCGCCTTGTAGAACCCTTAGCTAGCCATAGACCCTGGATGGTGACTCATGGAAATCATGAAGTTGAAAAGATACCGTTAATTCACAACACTCCTTTCACCTCCTACAATGCTCGATGGCACATGCCTTTCGAGGAGAGTAATTCTCCGTCCAACCTATACTACTCCTTCAATGTCGCTAGTCAAGTTCATGTTATCATGCTAGGTTCCTACACTGATTTTGGCCCAAGCTCAAGCCAATACAGTTGGCTTGAAGGCGACCTAAAGAAGATCGACAGGAAAAAGATCCCATGGGTTGTGGTCCTATGCCATGCACCTTGGTACAATTCTAACAAGGCTCACGCAAGGGAGTTTGAATCAGTTGGTATGAAGCAGGCCATGGAGAAATTACTCTATGATGCAAAAGTTGATGTAGTTTTTACTGGTCATGTGCACGCTTATGAGCGCTTT GATCGAGTATATGATGGAAAAATCAACAAGTGTGGCGCTGTGCATATCACTATTGGGGATGGTGGCAATCGTGAAGGTCTAGCTAAAAG CTTTGTCGATCCAAAGCCAGAGATCTCTATTTTTAGAGAGGCAAGTTTTGGGCATGGACAATTTGAAGTGATCAACTCAAGCCATTCTCGATGGACATGGCACAGGAATCAAGATGATGTCTTTGTAGCAGCTGATTCATATTGGTTAACTAGCATTAGTTCAGATCCAGATTGTAAGTTTCAGTAA
- the LOC130812789 gene encoding pentatricopeptide repeat-containing protein At1g77360, mitochondrial: MLRAHFRCMKLASELSSISRLYTSDAVAKDLSDDSFKKICRIMISCPKVGLDVRLDHSGVGASPEIVEDVLKRFENAGMISYRFFEWAGKQRNYTHSILAYHTMIGSLAKIRQFEIMWDLVSTMRNKGMLSVDTFCIIMRKYARMQKVDEALYTFNVMEKYGISPNLAAFNGLLSALCKSKNVRKAQEIFDKMKEHFVPDSKSYSILLEGWGREPNLPKARETFKQMVHVGCYPDIVTYGIMIDVLCKAGRIDEAFEVLRSMDANGCRPTSFIYSILVHTYGMENRIEDAINTFMDMAKNNVEADVAVYNALISAFCKVNKFKNVFRVLREMDGKGILPNARTCNIILNSLIGQGQTDEALKVFRKMIKVCEPDADTYTMMIKMFFEKDQLEMALKVWKYMMSKRFVPSMHTYSVLINGLCEKGEVSDACVYMEEMIEKGIHPPVLTFHKLRNLLLKEQRQDVLLFLQEKMSLLVKEPLCD; this comes from the coding sequence ATGCTTAGGGCTCACTTCCGTTGTATGAAATTGGCTTCAGAATTGAGCAGCATTTCTAGATTATACACATCAGATGCAGTAGCTAAAGATTTATCTGAtgattcatttaaaaaaatttgtagaATTATGATATCATGTCCTAAAGTAGGACTTGATGTTAGGCTCGATCATAGTGGAGTTGGTGCCTCGCCTGAGATAGTTGAGGATGTTCTCAAGAGGTTTGAAAACGCAGGTATGATATCTTATCGCTTCTTTGAATGGGCTGGCAAGCAACGTAATTACACACATAGTATTTTAGCCTATCACACAATGATCGGGTCTTTGGCCAAAATAAGACAATTTGAGAtaatgtgggatcttgttagcACTATGAGGAACAAGGGGATGCTAAGTGTTGATACATTTTGCATCATCATGAGAAAGTATGCTAGAATGCAGAAGGTAGACGAGGCGCTCTATACATTCAATGTTATGGAAAAATATGGCATTTCCCCAAATCTTGCTGCTTTTAATGGACTCTTAAGTGCTCTATGCAAGTCTAAGAATGTCAGGAAGGCTCAAGAGATCTTTGATAAAATGAAAGAACATTTTGTTCCTGACTCAAAAAGTTATAGCATATTGCTTGAAGGTTGGGGACGGGAACCTAATCTTCCCAAGGCAAGGGAGACTTTCAAACAAATGGTTCATGTAGGTTGCTATCCTGATATAGTGACATATGGTATAATGATTGATGTCCTTTGTAAAGCTGGGAGAATTGATGAAGCTTTTGAGGTTCTCAGGAGCATGGATGCTAATGGTTGTAGACCAACATCTTTTATTTACAGTATATTAGTTCATACCTATGGCATGGAGAATCGAATTGAAGATGCCATAAATACATTTATGGACATGGCCAAAAATAATGTGGAGGCCGATGTAGCTGTGTACAATGCTCTAATTAGTGCATTTTGTAAagtaaataaattcaaaaatgtATTTCGGGTCTTAAGAGAGATGGATGGTAAAGGGATCTTACCTAATGCGAGGACTTGCAATATTATTCTGAACAGTTTGATTGGGCAGGGACAAACTGATGAAGCTTTGAAGGTCTTTAGAAAGATGATTAAAGTATGTGAGCCTGACGCTGACACATATACAATGATGATAAAGATGTTCTTTGAGAAAGATCAGTTGGAAATGGCTTTGAAGGTGTGGAAGTACATGATGTCAAAAAGGTTTGTACCAAGCATGCATACATATTCTGTTCTTATTAATGGCTTGTGTGAGAAGGGTGAGGTGAGTGATGCATGTGTATACATGGAAGAAATGATTGAAAAGGGGATTCATCCTCCAGTTCTGACCTTCCATAAGCTGAGGAATTTGCTTTTAAAAGAACAGAGACAAGATGTCCTTTTATTTCTTCAGGAGAAGATGAGTCTTTTAGTTAAGGAACCTTTGTGTGATTGA